Proteins found in one Bacteroidia bacterium genomic segment:
- a CDS encoding NAD+ synthase translates to MKIALCQLNYHIGHFESNRSKILTALEKAKENGADLAVFAELAICGYPPRDFLEFDDFIQQCESSLHQIAKACIGISAIVGCPQKNTSGKGKPLYNAAFLLENGKVSQVTHKALLPTYDIFDEYRYFEPGREFALVNWKGMNLALTICEDLWQTDGNKLYESCPMDVLSHLKPDLLINIAASPFDYNHADERKEVLCWNSKTYQVPLVYVNQIGAQTELIFDGGSLCINAQGEICQELSYFAEEIRIVNFPFTDEKVLSGLSTTFIGDIHQALLLGIKDYFGKMGFKKAILGLSGGIDSAVVACLAAQALGAENVRGILMPSEFSSDHSITDALALAENLGIAHAIVPIKQNYDTVLESLKPLFGSLPFGLAEENLQARIRGVVLMGISNKFGEILLNTSNKSEAAVGYGTLYGDMNGGLSVLGDLYKTQVYDLAHYINRKWNLIPVNSISKPPSAELRPGQKDSDSLPDYTILDKVLYQYIEERKGPTEIIAMGFNEELVRRILKLVNNSEYKRHQTPPILRISSKAFGMGRRMPIVGHYLS, encoded by the coding sequence ATGAAAATTGCCCTTTGCCAATTAAATTACCACATCGGCCATTTTGAGTCAAACCGTTCTAAAATTCTAACGGCACTTGAAAAAGCCAAAGAAAATGGTGCAGACTTAGCGGTTTTTGCTGAATTAGCCATTTGCGGTTATCCTCCTCGTGACTTCCTGGAGTTTGATGATTTTATTCAGCAATGCGAATCATCCCTTCATCAAATTGCAAAAGCTTGTATAGGGATTTCTGCTATAGTAGGTTGCCCTCAAAAGAATACCTCCGGCAAAGGAAAACCACTTTACAATGCTGCCTTTTTATTAGAAAATGGAAAAGTAAGTCAAGTAACCCACAAGGCTTTGCTTCCAACCTATGATATTTTTGACGAATACCGGTATTTTGAACCTGGTAGAGAATTCGCTCTTGTTAATTGGAAAGGTATGAACCTGGCATTAACCATTTGCGAAGACCTTTGGCAAACCGATGGCAATAAACTTTACGAATCTTGTCCAATGGATGTTTTGAGCCATTTGAAACCCGACTTATTAATCAACATTGCCGCATCTCCTTTTGATTATAACCATGCCGACGAACGGAAGGAGGTGCTTTGCTGGAATTCCAAAACCTACCAGGTGCCCCTGGTATATGTTAATCAAATTGGGGCACAAACAGAACTAATATTTGATGGCGGATCCCTGTGCATAAACGCTCAGGGTGAAATTTGCCAGGAACTAAGCTACTTCGCAGAAGAAATTAGAATAGTGAACTTTCCTTTCACCGATGAAAAGGTTCTTTCCGGTTTAAGCACTACCTTTATTGGAGATATTCACCAGGCCTTGCTTCTTGGAATAAAAGATTATTTCGGGAAAATGGGTTTTAAAAAAGCCATACTCGGCTTGTCGGGGGGAATTGATTCGGCCGTAGTAGCCTGTTTAGCAGCACAAGCATTGGGAGCTGAAAATGTTCGTGGAATCTTAATGCCCTCCGAGTTTAGCAGCGACCATTCCATTACGGACGCCCTTGCTTTAGCCGAAAACCTTGGAATAGCCCACGCTATTGTTCCTATCAAACAGAATTACGATACTGTATTAGAAAGCTTAAAGCCTTTGTTTGGCAGCCTTCCCTTCGGTTTGGCCGAGGAAAACTTACAGGCCAGAATTAGGGGAGTTGTTTTGATGGGAATTAGCAATAAATTTGGGGAAATACTGCTGAATACCTCCAACAAAAGCGAAGCTGCTGTGGGTTATGGAACCTTGTATGGCGATATGAACGGAGGACTATCTGTTTTGGGCGATTTATATAAAACCCAGGTTTACGATTTGGCCCATTATATTAACCGAAAATGGAACCTGATTCCGGTAAACAGCATTAGTAAACCACCAAGCGCCGAACTAAGGCCCGGACAAAAAGATAGCGATTCCTTGCCCGACTATACCATTCTTGATAAAGTTTTATACCAATATATCGAAGAGCGAAAAGGCCCGACAGAAATTATTGCCATGGGGTTTAATGAAGAGTTAGTTAGAAGGATTTTAAAATTGGTAAATAACAGTGAATACAAGCGCCATCAAACACCGCCCATTTTAAGAATTTCATCCAAGGCATTTGGTATGGGTAGGCGGATGCCTATTGTTGGCCACTATTTAAGTTAA
- a CDS encoding PorT family protein, whose translation MKKLLSLFLVSLLSTSLFAQDSSPAAAQDAPKVRLGLRATPTINWMGFDTQHFKSSGVRMGAKFGLLMDARLGKNYAIGTGLDFVMAGGIASISDSVIKVNETDGIFDTILMNQRTYKLQYVEIPLTLKLKTNQIGYFTYFVQLGGSVGFNVSAKSIEAGKSLTTGKEYAETVKLKAGLASGSEVKLVRAEVNIGVGAEWAIQGNLGLLFGVSYHKGVTNVFNGSNKNLQNYFKVPVNGTNTVSIQQKSTNSYVAVDIALLF comes from the coding sequence ATGAAAAAACTGTTGTCCCTGTTCCTTGTTTCATTATTAAGTACTTCCCTTTTTGCCCAGGACTCAAGCCCTGCAGCGGCCCAAGATGCGCCCAAAGTAAGACTTGGGCTTCGGGCAACACCTACTATCAATTGGATGGGATTTGACACTCAACATTTTAAAAGTTCAGGTGTTAGAATGGGGGCAAAATTTGGTTTGTTGATGGATGCCCGTTTGGGAAAAAACTATGCTATAGGAACAGGTTTAGACTTTGTGATGGCCGGAGGTATAGCTTCCATTAGCGACTCCGTAATTAAGGTAAATGAAACAGATGGAATTTTCGATACCATTTTAATGAACCAGCGCACCTATAAGCTTCAGTATGTAGAAATTCCCCTTACCTTAAAATTAAAAACCAATCAAATTGGCTATTTTACCTACTTTGTACAATTGGGCGGTTCGGTTGGGTTTAATGTAAGCGCCAAATCTATTGAAGCCGGAAAATCGCTTACAACCGGAAAAGAATATGCTGAAACGGTTAAACTAAAAGCCGGATTGGCCAGTGGTTCGGAGGTGAAATTAGTTAGAGCCGAAGTAAACATTGGCGTTGGGGCTGAATGGGCAATCCAAGGAAATTTAGGTTTGCTATTCGGGGTTTCGTATCATAAAGGTGTTACCAATGTGTTTAATGGCAGCAATAAAAACTTGCAGAATTATTTCAAGGTGCCTGTCAATGGAACCAATACCGTTTCTATTCAACAAAAATCAACCAATAGCTATGTAGCTGTTGATATTGCACTTCTGTTTTAA
- a CDS encoding carboxypeptidase regulatory-like domain-containing protein has protein sequence MSKLKTLLFLFLSLIAVETFAGPDGPDKIKMTKARLKFNEQDYAAALKMYQDMYNQFPDDAELNFRIAECKIQMKDQAGAIPYLEKAKTSNDKIDKMLYLYLGKAYQESDRLEDAIKAYESFYNVKGVEKSDAEQAIYYKKQCQTALELMKHPLSVRITNMGERINSDHNDYHPSFTADGKTLILTSRRGEGKNAKKDVNDDEFFEDIYMSHFNDTTREWEKAEPVIGALNTDGHDAAFSITADGKRILSYKNENGGDIFQSKSNKNGKWSAPAPFPKPINSPYWESYACLSADGKTIYFVSERKDGFGSGDIYVSHKEGRDGWGKPENLGSKVNSSEDEVGVFLHPDGKTLFFSSKRANSMGGYDIFKTTFDGTEWSSPENLGYPINTTGDEVDFVLATDGKKGYFVSRREGSIGGFDIFQVDLSNHNIMNSADFKANASNGLSILKGTVIDKDANTIYGASIKVLDAEGKLIASAESDEEGNYFLTLEGDKDYTVQFSATGFSDNSEKVYLPKEAGATATLSKALVLERK, from the coding sequence ATGTCTAAGCTAAAAACCCTTTTATTTCTTTTTTTAAGTCTCATTGCAGTGGAAACTTTTGCCGGACCGGACGGGCCCGATAAAATAAAAATGACCAAAGCAAGGCTTAAATTCAACGAACAGGATTATGCCGCCGCATTGAAAATGTATCAGGATATGTACAATCAATTTCCGGATGATGCAGAATTAAATTTTAGAATAGCGGAGTGTAAAATCCAGATGAAAGACCAGGCTGGGGCTATTCCATATCTGGAAAAAGCAAAAACCAGCAACGATAAAATTGATAAAATGCTATACCTTTATTTAGGAAAAGCATACCAGGAGTCCGATCGTTTGGAAGATGCCATCAAGGCCTACGAAAGTTTTTACAATGTTAAAGGAGTGGAAAAATCTGATGCAGAACAGGCCATTTACTACAAAAAACAATGTCAAACTGCCCTGGAATTAATGAAACACCCCCTTTCGGTTCGGATTACCAACATGGGTGAGCGAATCAATTCTGACCACAACGATTATCACCCATCCTTCACTGCCGATGGAAAAACTTTGATATTGACCAGCCGTCGGGGAGAAGGGAAAAATGCCAAAAAGGATGTGAATGACGATGAGTTTTTTGAAGATATTTACATGTCGCACTTTAATGATACCACCCGGGAATGGGAAAAAGCAGAACCGGTAATAGGTGCTTTAAACACCGATGGCCACGATGCTGCATTTAGCATTACTGCTGACGGAAAAAGAATTCTATCCTATAAAAACGAAAACGGCGGAGATATCTTCCAGAGCAAATCCAATAAAAACGGGAAATGGAGTGCGCCTGCACCTTTTCCTAAGCCAATCAATTCGCCTTATTGGGAAAGTTATGCCTGCCTAAGCGCCGATGGAAAAACGATTTACTTTGTAAGCGAACGGAAAGACGGTTTTGGAAGTGGAGATATCTATGTTTCTCACAAAGAAGGCAGAGACGGATGGGGCAAACCGGAAAACTTGGGCTCTAAAGTAAATTCCAGCGAAGATGAAGTAGGTGTGTTTTTGCACCCCGACGGGAAAACGCTTTTCTTTAGTTCAAAACGTGCTAATTCTATGGGTGGTTATGATATTTTCAAAACCACATTTGATGGTACCGAATGGAGTTCTCCTGAAAACTTGGGCTATCCTATTAATACCACCGGGGACGAAGTGGATTTTGTACTTGCCACGGATGGGAAAAAAGGATATTTCGTTTCCAGACGGGAAGGTAGTATTGGAGGTTTCGACATTTTTCAAGTGGATTTGAGCAACCACAACATTATGAATTCGGCTGATTTTAAAGCCAACGCTTCCAATGGACTTTCCATCCTCAAAGGAACTGTTATTGATAAAGATGCCAATACCATCTATGGAGCAAGCATTAAGGTATTAGATGCCGAGGGCAAATTAATTGCGAGCGCAGAATCAGATGAAGAAGGAAATTACTTTCTAACCCTGGAAGGCGATAAGGATTATACCGTTCAATTTTCTGCTACCGGATTTTCTGATAACTCCGAAAAAGTGTATTTGCCTAAAGAAGCCGGTGCAACAGCCACTTTGTCTAAAGCCTTGGTTTTAGAACGCAAATAA
- a CDS encoding UbiA family prenyltransferase, with amino-acid sequence MAESCYSFFNFPSNPLILLFLFFGTLCSYSLHWFLSGETLVGKEREAWNLSHKNFLLVVFGVSTLASLLLFFLLEPETQALSLVLALATFLYTAPKLPFQPFVFLRRLAFGKTIYLAVVWTITTVLLPLSEWDMLQSPYSWMFVIHRLLLILPICVLFDSKDKESDQQQGIKNIVYSLTWKETQWIIITCIFLYILSSYWLVFDDFNLRLFLQLALPGVGLAILLPLHEKKPSDYYYYLWLDGLMMGSGIFMLLF; translated from the coding sequence ATGGCAGAATCCTGCTATTCCTTTTTTAACTTTCCATCCAATCCACTAATTCTATTATTTCTCTTTTTCGGAACCTTATGTAGCTATTCTCTGCATTGGTTTTTGTCGGGCGAAACCCTGGTTGGAAAGGAAAGAGAAGCCTGGAACCTTTCCCATAAAAACTTTCTGCTAGTCGTGTTTGGAGTTTCAACACTGGCTTCCCTACTCCTCTTTTTTCTGCTTGAACCTGAAACTCAGGCACTTTCCTTGGTACTTGCTTTAGCCACCTTTCTGTATACCGCACCCAAATTACCCTTTCAACCCTTTGTTTTCCTCAGACGCCTGGCCTTTGGTAAAACAATTTACCTGGCTGTAGTTTGGACCATCACCACAGTTTTACTACCCTTATCGGAATGGGATATGCTCCAATCGCCTTATTCCTGGATGTTTGTCATTCACCGTTTGCTCCTTATTTTACCTATTTGTGTGCTTTTTGATAGCAAGGATAAAGAGTCAGACCAACAACAAGGAATTAAAAACATTGTTTACTCTCTCACCTGGAAAGAAACACAATGGATAATAATTACTTGCATCTTCTTGTATATACTCAGTTCCTATTGGCTGGTATTCGACGATTTTAACTTACGCTTGTTCCTTCAACTTGCTTTACCCGGAGTAGGATTGGCTATTCTTCTTCCTTTACACGAAAAAAAGCCTTCCGACTATTACTATTACCTTTGGCTGGATGGCTTAATGATGGGAAGCGGAATATTTATGTTGCTTTTCTAA
- a CDS encoding toxin-antitoxin system YwqK family antitoxin, translated as MKNLFLFVLLITASSAFAQSFEMYKGDTVNRKDAQDQRQGHWVVLNKNNSNPGYSEGQLVEEGEYFNNKKVGVWRKYYPNNKLKGEITFANNKPNGPAKFYYENGRLQEEGNWKEKNWIGVYKYYHENGILFYDWQFNSEGKREGQQKYYYANGNPMYEGDWRDGKESGVLKEYYENGSLKAEKYFNEGKIDPGNTKNYDLGNPVDRPKAPVGPMLVEAKKEEPPKELGFIPDGQFTTYHKGDKNKVEKEGTFKNKVLIEGKQNVYDASGKLIKTLYIKGGKVVETKMANTGTK; from the coding sequence ATGAAAAACCTTTTCCTATTTGTACTCCTAATCACAGCCTCCTCTGCCTTTGCTCAATCTTTTGAAATGTATAAAGGCGATACGGTGAATAGAAAAGATGCCCAAGATCAACGTCAGGGCCATTGGGTTGTTTTAAACAAAAACAATTCTAACCCGGGTTATTCAGAAGGCCAACTGGTAGAAGAAGGAGAATACTTTAACAATAAAAAAGTAGGCGTTTGGAGAAAATACTACCCAAATAACAAATTAAAAGGGGAAATTACCTTTGCCAACAACAAACCCAATGGACCGGCAAAATTCTATTACGAAAATGGCCGACTGCAGGAAGAGGGAAACTGGAAAGAGAAAAACTGGATTGGCGTTTACAAATATTATCACGAAAATGGCATTTTGTTTTATGATTGGCAGTTTAACTCTGAAGGAAAACGGGAGGGTCAGCAAAAGTACTATTATGCCAACGGAAACCCAATGTATGAAGGCGACTGGAGAGACGGAAAGGAGTCGGGAGTATTAAAAGAATACTACGAAAATGGTTCCCTGAAGGCCGAAAAATACTTTAACGAAGGAAAAATTGACCCGGGTAATACCAAAAACTATGACTTGGGAAATCCGGTCGACAGGCCTAAAGCACCGGTAGGTCCAATGCTGGTAGAAGCCAAAAAAGAAGAACCACCTAAAGAACTAGGTTTTATTCCGGATGGACAGTTTACCACTTACCATAAAGGAGATAAAAACAAAGTGGAGAAAGAAGGTACCTTTAAAAACAAAGTTCTGATAGAAGGAAAACAAAACGTTTATGATGCTAGCGGTAAGTTGATTAAAACGCTCTATATTAAAGGGGGAAAAGTCGTCGAAACTAAAATGGCTAATACCGGTACCAAATAA
- the murI gene encoding glutamate racemase: MVEFIGIAITLQSKFEKVLASKNFHKSQHPIGIFDSGIGGLTVANAICKLLPNESIVYFGDTAHLPYGDKSPESIRHYSAKITHYLTEQNCKAIVIACNTASALGFQTAKDIAGASIPVINVVDPAVAYLAQHFKGKRVGIIGTKGTVNSRIYVNKLSKADKTMEVAQLATPLLAPMIEEGFFNNKISKTIINSYLEKKPLAQIQALVLGCTHYPLIKPEIDSFYKKKVQVLDTSEIVAKAVEQTLHDQGLLNETVGKAEKIFCVSDYTKAFEESARYFFDEKINLKEVRLWKE, translated from the coding sequence ATGGTTGAATTTATTGGTATTGCTATTACCTTGCAATCCAAATTTGAAAAGGTTTTGGCTTCAAAAAACTTCCATAAATCACAGCATCCGATTGGAATTTTCGATTCAGGTATTGGCGGATTAACCGTAGCAAATGCCATTTGTAAATTATTACCCAACGAAAGCATAGTTTATTTTGGGGATACGGCCCATTTGCCTTATGGAGACAAATCTCCGGAGAGTATCCGACATTATTCTGCCAAAATAACCCACTACCTTACCGAACAAAACTGCAAAGCCATTGTAATAGCGTGTAATACCGCATCGGCGTTGGGATTTCAAACAGCTAAGGATATTGCAGGAGCTTCCATTCCGGTTATTAATGTGGTTGACCCCGCTGTGGCTTATTTGGCTCAACATTTTAAAGGTAAAAGAGTGGGTATTATCGGAACAAAGGGCACTGTTAATTCCAGAATATATGTGAACAAATTAAGCAAGGCCGACAAAACCATGGAAGTGGCGCAGCTAGCCACACCTTTGCTGGCGCCTATGATTGAAGAGGGGTTTTTTAATAACAAAATCTCCAAAACCATTATTAATTCCTACCTGGAAAAGAAACCCCTAGCTCAAATTCAGGCCTTGGTGCTTGGATGTACCCATTATCCATTAATAAAACCCGAAATAGATAGTTTCTATAAAAAGAAGGTTCAGGTACTCGATACCTCTGAAATTGTGGCCAAAGCAGTTGAACAAACCCTCCACGATCAAGGATTGCTGAACGAAACGGTGGGAAAAGCAGAAAAAATCTTTTGCGTTTCAGATTATACCAAGGCCTTTGAAGAAAGCGCAAGATATTTTTTTGATGAGAAAATAAACCTGAAAGAAGTAAGACTTTGGAAAGAGTAA
- a CDS encoding sigma-70 family RNA polymerase sigma factor: MQSYGLSDKQLVHLYAKGSEKALEVLLHRHKRKLFSYINTMVKDRQKAEDLFQDTFIKVIDQIKSGRYKEQERFLPWLYRIAHNLVIDTLRKDKKMIMERANDHYNPLDHIQAIDTSIEDKINQTGNSYLLKMLIKQLPDNQQEVLIMRHYSDMSFKEIADVTNVSINTALGRMRYALINLRKLMEDHRLNMVA, translated from the coding sequence ATGCAAAGTTACGGCCTATCGGACAAGCAACTTGTCCACCTTTACGCTAAGGGCAGCGAAAAAGCCCTCGAAGTGTTGTTGCACCGTCACAAACGCAAACTTTTCAGCTACATCAACACGATGGTTAAAGACCGTCAAAAGGCGGAAGATTTGTTTCAAGACACCTTTATTAAGGTAATCGACCAAATTAAGTCGGGTCGATACAAAGAACAAGAACGTTTTTTACCCTGGTTGTACCGTATAGCCCATAACTTGGTTATAGATACCTTGCGCAAAGACAAAAAGATGATTATGGAAAGAGCCAATGACCATTACAATCCATTGGATCATATTCAAGCAATTGATACTTCCATTGAAGATAAAATCAACCAAACAGGAAATTCCTATTTGCTTAAAATGTTGATTAAACAATTGCCCGATAACCAACAAGAGGTCTTAATTATGCGCCATTACAGCGATATGAGTTTTAAAGAAATTGCCGATGTAACCAATGTAAGTATCAATACTGCTTTGGGTCGTATGCGTTACGCTTTAATTAACCTCCGTAAATTAATGGAAGATCATCGCTTGAACATGGTGGCCTAA
- a CDS encoding FAD-binding oxidoreductase, with amino-acid sequence MENSSTITSDFLKPADQVGFTGNLPTKTSVLVVGQGLAGSWLCYFLWKHNIDFKVVDNFHHESASTVAAGLMNPIVPKRLTATWKAEELFPDFITAAYQEIQKFIGLQVYFPDTLIHKLFYHEDDIVAWELQRNKGFDNWLGPVVRKTLNTKLKPHLGYAEIHHSAWVDIPSLIKAFQEKLKTLDLLIQEEFEYGKMIKTESGYQYKDLNFERVIFCEGSQIRNNPWFGQLPFNATKGEELLLSIPELDLEQVGYAGLHLIPFGENKYLVGSTFRWDDISSEPTDWAKEEILNKLKKVYSGPFEILEQSAGIRPASKDRRPLVGFHPKHPEIGIFNGLGTKGLLLAPLMSDYWIKHLKNNRTFEPEIHVKRLFK; translated from the coding sequence GTGGAAAATTCAAGCACCATAACGTCTGATTTCCTAAAACCCGCCGATCAGGTGGGTTTTACAGGTAATTTACCAACAAAAACATCTGTTTTGGTAGTAGGCCAAGGACTTGCGGGTTCTTGGCTTTGCTATTTTTTATGGAAGCATAACATCGACTTTAAAGTGGTAGACAATTTTCACCATGAATCTGCTTCTACCGTGGCTGCCGGTCTTATGAATCCCATTGTTCCTAAAAGGTTAACAGCCACCTGGAAAGCCGAAGAGCTATTCCCCGATTTTATTACCGCAGCCTACCAAGAAATACAAAAATTTATTGGACTTCAGGTTTATTTCCCGGATACCCTGATACATAAACTTTTTTACCACGAAGATGATATTGTTGCCTGGGAATTGCAACGAAACAAAGGTTTTGACAATTGGTTAGGGCCTGTAGTTCGCAAAACACTGAATACTAAGCTCAAACCTCACTTGGGTTATGCCGAAATTCACCATTCGGCCTGGGTAGATATCCCTTCGCTGATTAAGGCCTTCCAGGAAAAACTTAAAACATTGGATTTGCTGATTCAAGAAGAATTTGAATATGGCAAAATGATTAAAACCGAGTCGGGATACCAGTATAAAGATCTGAATTTTGAACGGGTTATATTTTGTGAAGGCAGCCAAATTCGAAACAATCCCTGGTTTGGACAATTGCCATTTAATGCTACCAAGGGCGAAGAATTATTGCTCTCCATCCCTGAACTGGACTTGGAACAAGTTGGGTACGCCGGCTTACACCTCATACCTTTTGGAGAAAACAAATACCTGGTTGGTTCCACCTTTCGCTGGGATGATATAAGTAGCGAGCCTACCGATTGGGCTAAAGAGGAAATACTAAACAAGCTCAAAAAAGTATACAGTGGTCCATTCGAGATTTTAGAGCAAAGTGCCGGAATAAGACCGGCATCTAAAGACCGAAGACCCTTGGTAGGCTTTCATCCTAAACATCCGGAAATAGGTATATTTAATGGTTTGGGAACCAAAGGATTACTTTTGGCCCCCTTGATGTCGGATTATTGGATTAAACATTTGAAAAACAACCGGACTTTTGAACCGGAAATACATGTAAAACGATTATTTAAATAA